Proteins found in one Methanofollis fontis genomic segment:
- a CDS encoding nucleotide-binding protein translates to MEIRNVNVRMSALSMAVFAFFSVLIVITVVLTGELSFLVWAVPTLIVLLIIPLALNYLSQKQYADLLPVYEAESKDYRIKAINATMIGSPVRIRGIVEKAMFRFLNRPQFVVADRSGEISVKMFTTPQEDVKEGDHVEVLGLVIKRYIATGDPVINCVSIRKIDPEKKKQT, encoded by the coding sequence ATGGAAATCAGAAATGTCAATGTGCGAATGTCGGCCCTTTCGATGGCCGTATTCGCCTTTTTTTCAGTTTTGATCGTCATCACGGTCGTACTGACCGGTGAGCTGTCGTTTCTCGTCTGGGCGGTTCCGACGCTGATTGTCCTGCTGATCATACCGCTGGCCCTGAACTATTTGAGCCAGAAACAGTATGCCGATCTGCTTCCTGTGTATGAGGCAGAGTCAAAGGACTACCGCATCAAGGCGATCAATGCCACGATGATCGGTTCTCCGGTACGGATCCGCGGCATCGTTGAAAAAGCGATGTTCCGTTTCCTGAACAGGCCTCAGTTCGTTGTCGCTGACAGGAGCGGAGAAATCTCGGTGAAGATGTTCACCACGCCGCAGGAAGATGTGAAGGAGGGCGACCATGTCGAGGTGCTCGGACTGGTCATCAAGCGCTACATCGCAACCGGCGATCCGGTGATAAACTGCGTCTCGATCCGGAAGATCGATCCGGAAAAAAAGAAGCAGACGTAA